From a region of the Streptacidiphilus albus JL83 genome:
- a CDS encoding alpha/beta hydrolase family protein, producing MSDVRVLCLHGYHGSGAILRDQMESLSHSLPAGIEFVHVDAPSLATGDFGWWHEGFDGWERTRDWAVDLVRAGPRFDGIFGFSQGAALAGLLTTLQESEGAPPEFRFDFAVMVGGFTSDLPQHTDLLRHRLTTPSVHVIGRSDVIVPRKDSLRLADRFADPLIIEHPGGHIVPGHRAVAGPIADFVAAQKEAAP from the coding sequence ATGTCCGACGTACGCGTCCTGTGCTTGCACGGTTACCACGGCAGTGGAGCGATCCTGCGCGACCAGATGGAATCGCTCAGCCACTCCCTGCCCGCAGGCATCGAGTTCGTCCACGTGGACGCACCCTCCCTGGCCACCGGCGACTTCGGCTGGTGGCATGAGGGCTTCGACGGCTGGGAGCGCACCCGCGACTGGGCGGTCGATCTGGTGCGCGCCGGACCTCGGTTCGACGGGATCTTCGGCTTCAGCCAAGGCGCGGCCCTGGCCGGACTGCTCACCACGCTCCAGGAGAGCGAGGGCGCCCCGCCCGAATTCCGCTTCGACTTCGCCGTCATGGTCGGCGGATTCACCAGCGACCTGCCGCAACACACGGACCTGCTGCGGCACAGGCTCACCACCCCCTCCGTCCATGTGATCGGCCGCAGTGACGTGATCGTGCCCCGCAAGGACTCGTTGCGTCTGGCCGACCGGTTCGCCGATCCGCTGATCATCGAACACCCCGGCGGCCACATCGTCCCCGGCCACCGCGCGGTTGCCGGACCCATCGCCGACTTCGTCGCTGCCCAGAAGGAGGCAGCGCCATGA
- a CDS encoding condensation domain-containing protein, producing the protein MALRHPDRPAVRCSGRIVSHRELDEMVGALDSALPRGQTVAVRSGDRLDYIVGMLAAFRSGGTYLPLDAGAPAEREAFMLKDAGATVLLRDGVLTLLAEERSQTDTPSYAIYTSGTTGLPKGVWVPVDALSEHIAATVDRMGVTAQDVVLQFARPTVDVSIEQTLVALTAGACLVLPDRQLLSPRELLALLDAEGVTIANLPAGYFHDLVAELRERGGSPRALRLMVSGSDRLEPAAAAAWRELTGVPLLNAYGPTETVITATVHGVGPQAAGEPVGIGAAVGERTLHILDEQLRPCPAGTAGELFIGGPLLAWGYRRRPGLSAERFVADPFSTLPGARMYRTGDLVRRQSEGGPLEYLGRTDHQLKIRGFRVEPGEVEQAVAGYPGITGCVVVEREGRLVAYATGAVPEYGQIREYLRERLPEQLLPSAVVALEAFPLTVNGKTDRAALPEPTAVPVAQAGFVAPRTAAERLIAQVWAEVLGVDLVGAEDNFFHLGGDSLTAVRMIGRVFDDFGMVSPYAIFDAPTLAAFAAAVSATGEPAGAPPSLDAKPNPLGTASLGTASLGTAPLSKFQRGLFFLDHWNAGAATYNVPWVFRFQGTLDPELLRGALDVVVSRHAPLRTVFVLEESGPQQRISDRITLPFTLVDAAADQVDGLIAEAARQPFELETGPLFRVDAVRTPDDRLTVVFTFHHLVWDEGSLPVLEQELQEAYQALAEGRPHRLPELRVGYPEYSAGQYSDGAAEAQLGYWQEALRGVAADSVLPTDHPRPDLQAFRGAQHRYALPPEAALAVRELARGEDATPYMVLLAALALTLHRRSGRTDLVVGAPVSLRGRAELTGLIGYFVNLLPLRVQVDPGASFRELVRQVRKVCVGGYRNQDAPFDDIAGLVLDDRPGDRIPLCQIVFELHPTDTRELSVGGVPVSRELHLNDVSRFDLTISVDDRGTDFTGRFEYDSDLFEAATIAALRDDWLATLAELVPAPATPAPAIPAPTAPSPTAPPQIVVETVQARMERLVADTMREVLDRPRVDREDNFFRIGGTSLAALRVAMRLSRETGTRVPPHLVFRAKTVRAIAEQLAAQQQTGAAPAPQAAGKGARQ; encoded by the coding sequence ATGGCACTCCGCCATCCGGACCGGCCCGCGGTCCGCTGCTCAGGCCGGATCGTCAGCCATCGCGAACTCGACGAAATGGTGGGGGCGCTCGACTCCGCACTGCCGCGGGGACAGACCGTCGCCGTGAGGAGCGGCGACCGCCTTGACTACATCGTCGGGATGCTCGCCGCCTTCCGGTCCGGCGGGACCTATCTGCCGCTGGACGCCGGGGCCCCGGCCGAGCGCGAGGCCTTCATGCTCAAGGACGCCGGAGCCACGGTGCTGCTGCGGGACGGGGTGCTCACCCTGCTGGCGGAGGAGCGGAGCCAGACCGACACGCCGTCCTATGCGATCTACACCTCGGGGACGACCGGGCTGCCCAAGGGCGTCTGGGTCCCGGTGGACGCGCTGTCGGAGCACATCGCGGCGACGGTCGACCGGATGGGTGTCACCGCGCAGGACGTGGTGCTCCAGTTCGCCCGGCCGACCGTGGACGTCTCGATCGAGCAGACACTGGTGGCGCTGACCGCCGGCGCCTGCCTGGTCCTCCCCGATCGCCAGCTGCTCTCCCCACGCGAACTGCTGGCACTGCTGGACGCGGAGGGCGTGACCATCGCCAACCTGCCCGCCGGGTACTTCCACGACCTGGTGGCCGAACTGCGCGAGCGCGGCGGCTCGCCGCGGGCGCTGCGGCTCATGGTCTCCGGCAGCGACCGCCTGGAGCCCGCCGCCGCTGCGGCCTGGCGCGAACTGACCGGGGTGCCGCTGCTCAACGCCTACGGGCCCACCGAGACGGTGATCACCGCCACGGTCCACGGGGTCGGGCCGCAGGCGGCCGGGGAGCCGGTCGGCATCGGCGCCGCCGTCGGCGAACGGACGCTGCACATCCTGGACGAACAGCTACGGCCCTGCCCTGCCGGCACCGCCGGGGAGTTGTTCATCGGCGGCCCACTGCTCGCCTGGGGCTACCGGAGGCGTCCGGGGCTGAGCGCCGAACGCTTCGTCGCGGATCCCTTCTCCACGCTCCCGGGCGCACGGATGTACCGCACCGGGGACCTGGTCCGGCGGCAGTCCGAGGGCGGCCCGCTGGAGTACCTCGGCCGGACCGACCACCAGCTGAAGATCCGCGGGTTCCGGGTCGAACCGGGAGAGGTCGAACAGGCGGTGGCCGGCTACCCGGGGATCACCGGGTGCGTGGTGGTCGAGCGGGAGGGCCGACTGGTGGCCTATGCCACCGGGGCCGTACCCGAGTACGGACAGATCCGGGAGTACCTGCGCGAGCGGCTTCCTGAGCAACTGCTCCCGAGCGCCGTGGTCGCGCTGGAGGCCTTCCCGCTGACGGTGAACGGCAAGACCGACCGGGCGGCCCTGCCCGAGCCGACGGCCGTGCCGGTGGCGCAGGCGGGCTTCGTCGCGCCGAGGACCGCGGCGGAACGGCTGATCGCCCAGGTCTGGGCGGAGGTGCTGGGCGTCGACCTGGTGGGGGCCGAGGACAACTTCTTCCATCTCGGCGGCGACTCGCTGACCGCGGTCCGGATGATCGGCCGGGTCTTCGACGACTTCGGCATGGTGTCGCCCTACGCGATCTTCGACGCGCCCACTCTCGCCGCGTTCGCCGCAGCCGTCAGCGCCACCGGGGAGCCCGCCGGGGCTCCGCCGTCGCTCGACGCGAAGCCGAACCCGCTGGGCACGGCGTCGCTGGGCACGGCGTCGCTGGGCACGGCGCCGCTGTCGAAGTTCCAGCGCGGCCTGTTCTTCCTGGACCACTGGAACGCCGGGGCGGCCACCTACAACGTGCCCTGGGTGTTCCGCTTCCAGGGCACGTTGGACCCCGAGCTGCTGCGCGGCGCCCTCGACGTCGTCGTCTCCCGGCACGCTCCGCTGCGGACCGTCTTCGTCCTGGAGGAGTCCGGGCCGCAGCAGCGGATCAGCGACCGGATCACGCTGCCCTTCACACTGGTGGACGCCGCCGCCGACCAGGTGGACGGGCTGATCGCCGAGGCGGCCCGGCAGCCGTTCGAGCTGGAGACCGGCCCGCTGTTCCGGGTCGACGCGGTGCGCACCCCCGACGACCGGCTGACCGTGGTGTTCACCTTCCACCACCTGGTCTGGGACGAAGGATCGCTGCCGGTCCTGGAACAGGAGCTGCAGGAGGCGTACCAGGCGCTGGCCGAAGGCCGCCCGCACCGGCTCCCGGAACTGCGGGTCGGCTACCCGGAGTACAGCGCCGGACAGTACAGCGACGGGGCCGCCGAGGCACAGCTCGGCTACTGGCAGGAGGCGTTGCGCGGGGTTGCCGCGGACAGTGTGCTGCCCACCGACCACCCCCGCCCCGACCTGCAGGCGTTCCGGGGCGCGCAGCACCGCTACGCGCTCCCCCCGGAGGCCGCGCTGGCTGTGCGGGAACTGGCCCGTGGCGAGGACGCCACCCCGTACATGGTGCTGCTGGCGGCGCTGGCGCTGACGCTGCACCGTCGTTCGGGCCGGACCGATCTGGTGGTCGGCGCGCCGGTGAGCCTGCGCGGTCGCGCCGAACTGACCGGTCTGATCGGCTACTTCGTCAACCTGCTGCCGCTGCGGGTGCAGGTCGACCCCGGGGCGTCGTTCCGGGAGCTGGTGCGGCAGGTGCGCAAGGTCTGTGTCGGCGGCTACCGGAACCAGGACGCGCCCTTCGACGACATCGCCGGGCTGGTGCTGGACGACCGCCCGGGGGACCGCATCCCGCTGTGCCAGATCGTTTTCGAGTTGCATCCCACGGACACCCGCGAGCTGTCCGTGGGCGGGGTGCCGGTGTCCCGGGAGCTCCATCTCAACGACGTCTCCCGGTTCGACCTGACCATCTCCGTCGACGACCGGGGCACCGACTTCACCGGCCGCTTCGAGTACGACAGCGACCTGTTCGAGGCCGCGACCATCGCCGCCCTGCGGGACGACTGGCTGGCGACCCTGGCGGAGCTGGTGCCCGCGCCGGCCACCCCCGCGCCGGCGATCCCAGCGCCGACCGCCCCGTCCCCGACCGCCCCGCCGCAGATCGTGGTGGAGACCGTGCAGGCACGGATGGAGCGGCTGGTCGCCGACACCATGCGCGAGGTGCTCGACCGGCCGCGGGTGGACCGCGAGGACAACTTCTTCCGGATCGGCGGCACCTCGCTCGCGGCCCTGCGGGTCGCCATGCGGCTCTCCCGGGAGACCGGGACGCGGGTTCCGCCGCACCTGGTGTTCCGGGCCAAGACAGTGCGGGCCATCGCCGAGCAGTTGGCGGCGCAGCAGCAGACCGGAGCGGCCCCGGCGCCGCAGGCGGCAGGGAAGGGAGCACGGCAGTGA
- a CDS encoding non-ribosomal peptide synthetase produces the protein MTSYGEFTGAVRRAPLSGLQRGLWFLDQWNPGAATYNIPWVFEFDGPLDLGLLEAALATVVQRHDSLRTTFGLHDGAPVQLVHERGAPRIALSDLAALPPAEQAGQAEALIAAQAATPFELEQGPLIRVTAIRRSADRLTLAIVVHHIVWDGWSSDVFERELSECYSALLEGRGARLPELTTQYPDYAEAATEESFEEHLTYWKRQLSGAPALLELPADRPRPPAQSYRGHTEPFGLAPGTAARVRELAEAEGVTPFIVMLSSFALLLNRFTAATDLVIGTPVTTRNRPELENLVGYFVNLLPLRIRLDPRMTFRELLEQVQETAFDGYAYLDTPFDAIVDQLSLDRATQHHPLVQVVFGAHAEDREPVRFGPAAATRSVRPNGTTKFDLTWSVYDDGELRGEVEFSSDLFDADSVLRMTGEWQNLLESVLDDCSQPVLRTTAPTAAERAAAATELPPGRCLHQLFEEAVDRHGERTAVSHGAEQLSYTELDQRANQLAHALIAAGVGRGDRVGLLLERTPEILVSVLAVLKTGAAYVPVDPAGPAGRASVVFGDTGVALVVTDQPERVPEGPWRVFSPADRQPELAALPRSRPPAQGEPGDIAYVIFTSGSTGRPKGVAVAHEHVSRLLASGARRFAFGPEQVWTLFHSYAFDWTVWEIWGALHHGSRLVVVPYLTSRSPQEFAELLERERVSFLCLTPSALRQLEAVLRERPRALPALRQIMLGGEALDPAVVRRWFQLDPLPPAALCNLYGITETTVHVTTFEVPGTADGFERSLIGSAMDHLQLRVLDDWLRPCPVGVTGELYVGGGSLAHGYWGRPGLTAGRFVADPFGSGPGGRLYRTGDLARRLPDGALEYLGRADHQVKLRGFRIELGEIESALGAHPQVEACVVTVHEDRLVAYVTGRAPEDMREFLEPSLPGYMIPASVTVLESLPVTVNGKTDRAALPAPAPQQRRADDRVVAPRTAVEQALAAGFSQVLGVPGIGVGDNFFHLGGDSIRAVQLVAALRDEGWTVSLRDVFNAPTVAGLAALAQPLRPGAGPGQELAAQAFSLLEAEDRAALPPGVEDAYPMASMQLSMVFHMEIAGVTSSYHNVNSYRIDARLDQEAFTRAVAEAVRRHPVLRTGLDISGFSEPLQLVYAEVPAPVEFEDLSRHDAEGQDDAVRAVFERHRRSPFDLLEPPLFRITVQRLDQEAFQLTVSEHHAILDGWSFTSLLSELLDRHAELSADPAGGAAPAPESTFREFVAAEREAAADLESLAYWRDRLAGVRGGLWSGSGDPHDVPVTHDRVLPEAPEQLRLVAAAAGVPVKAVALAAHVRALRQVTGSPRITTGLATNGRLERRGGAEVYGLFVNSVPLTAEPDGCSPLDLARRVHRAELDMMPHRRVPIALLAQLMDGTRLDSQFGYLSFHALGRLSSARIVDGKIGCEPTLRHEPNSFPFTAALIQDSASQRVLLAVDHQRSLVPDTVALDYITAYTAALDEMAASAGHGNTDEERLLP, from the coding sequence GTGACCTCGTACGGAGAGTTCACAGGAGCGGTTCGGCGAGCGCCGCTGTCGGGGTTGCAGCGCGGGTTGTGGTTCCTGGACCAGTGGAACCCGGGGGCGGCGACCTACAACATCCCCTGGGTCTTCGAGTTCGACGGTCCGCTCGATCTGGGGCTGCTGGAGGCGGCGCTGGCGACGGTGGTGCAGCGGCACGACTCGCTGCGGACGACCTTCGGCCTGCACGACGGCGCGCCGGTGCAGCTGGTCCATGAGCGCGGAGCGCCCAGGATCGCGCTGTCGGACCTCGCCGCCCTGCCCCCGGCCGAGCAGGCCGGGCAGGCGGAGGCGCTGATCGCGGCCCAGGCGGCGACACCCTTCGAGTTGGAGCAGGGACCGCTGATCAGGGTGACCGCGATCCGGCGGTCCGCCGACCGGCTCACCCTGGCCATCGTGGTGCACCACATCGTCTGGGACGGCTGGTCGTCCGACGTGTTCGAACGGGAGCTGTCCGAGTGCTACAGCGCCCTGCTCGAAGGACGCGGCGCCCGGCTGCCGGAGCTGACCACGCAGTACCCGGACTACGCCGAGGCCGCGACCGAGGAGTCGTTCGAGGAGCATCTGACCTACTGGAAGCGGCAGTTGAGCGGGGCGCCGGCGCTCCTTGAGCTGCCGGCCGACCGGCCCAGGCCACCGGCCCAGAGCTACCGCGGCCACACCGAGCCGTTCGGCCTGGCACCCGGCACCGCCGCCCGGGTCAGGGAGCTCGCCGAGGCCGAGGGGGTGACCCCGTTCATCGTGATGCTGTCCTCGTTCGCCTTGCTGCTGAACCGGTTCACCGCGGCCACGGACCTGGTCATCGGCACTCCGGTGACCACCAGGAACCGGCCGGAGCTGGAGAACCTGGTCGGCTACTTCGTCAACCTGCTGCCGCTGCGGATCCGGCTGGACCCGCGGATGACCTTCCGCGAGCTGCTGGAGCAGGTCCAGGAGACCGCCTTCGACGGATACGCCTATCTGGACACACCGTTCGACGCGATCGTCGACCAGCTGTCACTGGACCGGGCCACCCAGCACCACCCGCTGGTCCAGGTCGTCTTCGGCGCGCACGCAGAGGACCGCGAACCGGTGCGGTTCGGCCCGGCCGCCGCCACCCGCAGCGTCCGCCCCAACGGCACCACCAAGTTCGACCTGACCTGGTCGGTCTACGACGACGGCGAGTTGCGCGGCGAGGTGGAGTTCAGCTCCGACCTGTTCGACGCGGACTCGGTGCTGCGGATGACCGGGGAGTGGCAGAACCTGCTCGAATCCGTGCTCGACGACTGCTCCCAGCCGGTGCTGCGGACGACCGCGCCGACCGCGGCGGAGCGGGCGGCGGCCGCGACCGAGCTGCCGCCTGGCCGCTGCCTGCACCAGCTGTTCGAGGAGGCGGTGGACCGCCACGGCGAGCGCACCGCGGTCAGCCACGGCGCGGAGCAGCTGAGCTACACCGAGCTGGACCAGCGGGCCAACCAGCTCGCCCATGCCCTGATCGCGGCCGGAGTGGGCCGCGGCGACCGGGTCGGTCTGCTGCTGGAGCGGACGCCGGAGATCCTGGTCTCGGTGCTCGCCGTGCTCAAGACCGGGGCGGCCTACGTTCCGGTGGACCCGGCCGGACCGGCCGGGCGGGCGTCGGTGGTGTTCGGCGACACCGGTGTCGCGCTGGTGGTCACCGACCAGCCGGAGCGCGTGCCCGAGGGCCCCTGGCGGGTGTTCTCGCCCGCCGACCGGCAGCCGGAGCTGGCGGCCCTGCCGCGGAGCAGGCCACCGGCCCAGGGGGAGCCCGGCGACATCGCCTATGTCATCTTCACCTCGGGTTCCACCGGCCGTCCCAAGGGGGTGGCCGTCGCCCACGAGCATGTCAGCCGGCTGCTGGCCTCCGGCGCCCGGAGGTTCGCCTTCGGCCCCGAGCAGGTGTGGACGCTCTTCCACAGCTATGCCTTCGACTGGACGGTCTGGGAGATCTGGGGCGCTCTGCACCACGGCTCCCGGCTGGTGGTGGTGCCGTATCTGACCAGCCGCTCGCCGCAGGAGTTCGCCGAACTGCTGGAGCGCGAACGGGTGTCCTTCCTCTGCCTGACCCCCTCGGCGCTGCGGCAGCTGGAGGCGGTGCTGCGCGAGCGGCCCCGGGCGCTGCCCGCGTTGCGGCAGATCATGCTGGGCGGGGAGGCGCTGGACCCGGCCGTGGTCCGCCGCTGGTTCCAGCTGGACCCGCTGCCCCCGGCCGCGCTGTGCAACCTCTACGGCATCACCGAGACCACGGTCCATGTCACCACCTTCGAGGTGCCCGGCACCGCCGACGGCTTCGAGCGGAGCCTGATCGGCTCGGCCATGGACCACCTCCAACTGCGGGTCCTGGACGACTGGCTGCGCCCCTGCCCGGTGGGGGTGACCGGGGAGCTCTATGTCGGCGGCGGCAGCCTCGCCCACGGCTACTGGGGCCGACCGGGCCTGACCGCGGGGCGGTTCGTGGCCGATCCCTTCGGGTCCGGACCCGGCGGCCGGCTGTACCGGACCGGCGACCTGGCCCGGCGGCTGCCGGACGGCGCACTGGAGTACCTGGGCCGGGCGGACCACCAGGTGAAGCTCCGTGGGTTCCGGATCGAGCTCGGCGAGATCGAGAGCGCGCTCGGCGCGCATCCGCAGGTGGAGGCCTGCGTGGTGACCGTCCACGAGGACCGGCTGGTCGCCTATGTGACCGGCCGCGCCCCCGAGGACATGCGGGAGTTCCTGGAGCCCTCGCTGCCCGGCTACATGATCCCGGCCAGTGTCACCGTGCTGGAGTCGCTGCCGGTCACCGTCAACGGCAAGACCGACCGGGCCGCGCTGCCGGCGCCGGCGCCGCAGCAGCGGCGGGCGGACGACCGGGTGGTGGCCCCGCGCACCGCCGTCGAACAGGCCCTGGCCGCAGGCTTCTCCCAGGTCCTGGGGGTGCCCGGGATCGGGGTCGGCGACAACTTCTTCCACCTCGGCGGTGACTCGATCCGGGCCGTGCAACTGGTCGCGGCGCTGCGGGACGAGGGCTGGACGGTGTCGCTGCGGGACGTCTTCAACGCCCCCACCGTCGCCGGCCTGGCCGCCCTGGCCCAGCCGCTGCGGCCGGGGGCCGGCCCGGGGCAGGAGCTCGCCGCGCAGGCCTTCTCACTGCTGGAGGCCGAGGACCGGGCCGCCCTGCCGCCCGGCGTCGAGGACGCCTACCCGATGGCGTCCATGCAGCTCAGCATGGTGTTCCATATGGAGATCGCCGGGGTGACCTCCAGCTACCACAACGTCAACAGCTACCGGATCGACGCCCGCCTGGACCAGGAGGCCTTCACCCGGGCCGTCGCCGAGGCCGTCCGACGGCACCCGGTGCTGCGGACCGGACTGGACATCTCCGGCTTCAGCGAACCCCTGCAACTGGTGTACGCCGAGGTTCCGGCGCCGGTCGAGTTCGAGGACCTCAGCCGGCACGACGCCGAGGGCCAGGACGACGCGGTGCGGGCGGTCTTCGAACGCCATCGCCGTTCGCCGTTCGACCTGCTGGAGCCGCCGCTGTTCCGGATCACCGTGCAGCGGCTGGACCAGGAGGCCTTCCAGCTGACCGTCTCGGAGCACCACGCCATCCTCGACGGCTGGAGCTTCACCTCGCTGCTGTCCGAACTGCTGGACCGGCACGCCGAGCTCTCGGCGGACCCGGCCGGCGGTGCGGCCCCGGCGCCGGAGTCCACCTTCCGGGAGTTCGTGGCGGCCGAGCGGGAGGCGGCGGCCGACCTGGAGTCCCTGGCCTACTGGCGGGACCGGCTGGCCGGGGTACGCGGAGGGCTGTGGTCGGGCTCCGGTGACCCGCACGACGTGCCGGTCACCCATGACCGGGTGCTCCCGGAGGCGCCGGAGCAGCTGCGGCTGGTCGCCGCCGCCGCGGGCGTGCCGGTCAAGGCGGTGGCACTGGCCGCGCACGTCCGGGCCCTGCGACAGGTCACCGGCAGTCCCCGGATCACCACCGGTCTGGCCACCAACGGCCGGCTGGAACGGCGCGGCGGGGCCGAGGTCTACGGGCTGTTCGTCAACTCGGTCCCGCTGACCGCCGAACCGGACGGCTGCTCCCCACTGGACCTGGCGCGCCGGGTGCACCGGGCCGAGCTGGACATGATGCCGCACCGCAGGGTGCCGATCGCCCTGCTGGCACAGCTGATGGACGGCACCCGGCTCGACAGCCAGTTCGGCTATCTGAGCTTCCACGCGCTGGGTCGACTGAGCTCGGCACGGATCGTGGACGGAAAGATCGGCTGCGAGCCCACGCTGCGGCACGAGCCGAACAGCTTCCCCTTCACCGCCGCGCTGATCCAGGACTCGGCATCGCAGCGGGTGCTGCTGGCCGTGGACCACCAGCGCTCGCTGGTGCCCGACACGGTCGCCCTCGACTACATCACCGCCTACACCGCCGCCCTGGACGAGATGGCTGCGTCCGCAGGACACGGCAACACCGACGAAGAAAGGCTCCTCCCCTGA
- a CDS encoding phosphopantetheine-binding protein, whose amino-acid sequence MDATYAPLATAPAAGPDDGTTLDELVAQTWCKVLGLETVEPHHDFHSCGGHSLHALRIVHVLRRRLDVEIELLTLLNARDLADFTETVRASLGSAAPSRPALVRSPGGAR is encoded by the coding sequence ATGGACGCGACATACGCCCCCCTGGCGACCGCCCCCGCGGCCGGACCGGACGACGGCACCACCCTGGACGAACTGGTCGCCCAGACCTGGTGCAAGGTCCTGGGGCTGGAGACGGTCGAGCCGCACCACGACTTCCACAGCTGCGGCGGCCACTCGCTGCACGCGCTGCGGATCGTGCATGTGCTCCGCCGCCGACTGGACGTCGAGATCGAGCTGCTGACCCTGCTCAACGCCCGTGACCTGGCCGACTTCACCGAGACCGTCCGGGCGAGCCTGGGCAGCGCCGCACCGAGTCGGCCCGCGCTGGTACGCAGCCCGGGCGGTGCCCGGTGA
- a CDS encoding thioesterase II family protein: MTGIRPGTAGDWLLIPAPQRGPAFQLFCFPHAGGDATAYTPLAHALAPLAEVRALRMPARGGRHLDPMPSSFDALVRTVAAEVRRYRGGRFGFYGQSLGALLAFEVARALPPGERPELVVVAASEPPQLWAGGIPEERDADSLLRHAGLGELIAAEPELRQLALAAVQRDLDLRRTYRYRSRPPVECDLYAVAGDADPMVGAAQLDGWAELTTGRFGRSIVPGGHLLATVAQPGPVELLASVIGRAPEPLVRELQCSTP; encoded by the coding sequence GTGACCGGGATCCGGCCCGGGACCGCCGGGGACTGGCTGCTGATCCCGGCTCCGCAGCGGGGCCCGGCGTTCCAGCTGTTCTGCTTCCCGCACGCCGGGGGCGACGCCACGGCCTACACCCCGCTGGCCCATGCCCTGGCCCCGCTGGCCGAGGTCCGGGCGCTGCGGATGCCGGCCCGCGGCGGACGGCACCTGGACCCCATGCCGAGCAGCTTCGACGCCCTGGTACGGACCGTCGCGGCCGAGGTGCGCAGGTACCGTGGCGGACGCTTCGGCTTCTACGGGCAGAGCCTGGGGGCGCTGCTGGCCTTCGAGGTGGCCCGGGCACTGCCGCCGGGGGAGCGCCCGGAGCTGGTGGTCGTGGCCGCGTCCGAACCGCCCCAGCTGTGGGCCGGCGGGATCCCCGAGGAGCGCGACGCGGACTCGCTGCTCCGCCACGCCGGCCTGGGCGAACTGATCGCCGCGGAACCGGAGTTGCGGCAACTGGCGCTGGCCGCCGTGCAGAGGGACCTGGACCTGCGCCGCACCTACCGCTACCGCTCCCGGCCGCCGGTCGAGTGCGACCTGTACGCGGTGGCCGGGGACGCCGACCCGATGGTCGGCGCGGCGCAGCTGGACGGCTGGGCCGAGCTGACCACCGGCCGCTTCGGCCGGTCCATCGTCCCCGGCGGCCATCTGCTGGCCACCGTGGCCCAGCCGGGTCCGGTGGAGCTGCTCGCATCCGTCATCGGGCGTGCCCCCGAACCACTCGTCAGGGAGCTCCAGTGCTCAACGCCGTGA
- a CDS encoding cytochrome P450 — translation MLNAVTDLSDPALWARPDLPEIIDDLRGEGPVQLTSTAEDGPVWSVISYREAVQVLRSPVVFSSEQGSLLGSGEGLTPAGVGKMMALCDPPRHRELRAPATAAFSPGRSRAAAPGILEMARGLFDRALTEARVDLVDVVSALPLAVMCDLLDVPEADRDMVVRVCDQAFLGDTAEQRRAGHQQLIPYLLHQVMRRRLDPGDDLISTMATHRIGGRLLPIEDVVLNLDNIVVGGVQTVRHASAMGLLTLAQRPDLWRLVQSGSVDMDSVVDELLRWTSVGLHTLRTATEDVELGGRTIRRGERVVVWTWPANHDPEAFTQPHEIIFDRSPNRHLALGLGAHYCIGAPLAKAELGAVFSAAVERLASIEPIGAPQYNRSLINFGLERLPALLTAR, via the coding sequence GTGCTCAACGCCGTGACCGATCTCAGCGATCCCGCCCTGTGGGCCCGCCCGGACCTGCCGGAGATCATCGACGATCTGCGCGGCGAGGGCCCGGTCCAGCTCACCTCGACGGCCGAGGACGGCCCGGTCTGGTCGGTGATCTCCTACCGGGAAGCCGTCCAGGTGCTCCGGAGCCCGGTGGTCTTCAGCTCGGAGCAGGGCTCGCTGCTGGGCAGCGGGGAGGGGCTGACCCCCGCCGGGGTGGGCAAGATGATGGCCCTGTGCGACCCGCCCCGCCACCGCGAACTGCGGGCCCCGGCCACCGCGGCCTTCTCGCCGGGCCGGTCCCGCGCGGCCGCCCCGGGCATCCTGGAGATGGCCCGCGGGCTCTTCGACCGGGCGCTGACCGAAGCACGGGTCGATCTGGTGGACGTGGTCTCGGCACTGCCGCTGGCGGTGATGTGCGACCTGCTCGACGTTCCCGAAGCGGACCGCGACATGGTGGTCCGGGTCTGCGACCAGGCCTTCCTGGGCGACACCGCGGAGCAGCGCCGGGCCGGGCACCAGCAGCTGATCCCTTATCTGCTGCACCAGGTGATGCGGCGGCGGCTCGACCCGGGTGACGACCTGATCAGCACCATGGCCACGCACCGGATCGGCGGGCGGCTGCTGCCGATCGAGGACGTGGTGCTCAACCTCGACAACATCGTGGTCGGCGGGGTGCAGACGGTCCGGCACGCCTCGGCGATGGGACTGCTGACGCTGGCCCAGCGGCCCGACCTGTGGCGGCTGGTGCAGAGCGGATCGGTCGACATGGACAGCGTGGTCGACGAACTGCTGCGGTGGACCTCGGTCGGGCTGCACACCCTGCGTACCGCCACCGAGGACGTGGAGCTCGGCGGCCGCACCATCCGGCGCGGAGAACGAGTCGTCGTCTGGACCTGGCCGGCCAATCACGACCCCGAGGCGTTCACGCAGCCGCACGAGATCATCTTCGACCGGTCGCCGAACCGGCACCTCGCACTGGGTCTCGGGGCGCACTACTGCATAGGGGCGCCGCTGGCCAAGGCCGAACTCGGCGCCGTCTTCTCGGCCGCCGTCGAACGGCTGGCCTCGATCGAGCCGATCGGCGCCCCCCAGTACAACCGCTCGCTGATCAACTTCGGCCTGGAGCGCCTCCCGGCGCTGCTGACCGCCCGCTGA
- a CDS encoding MbtH family protein: MTNPFEDENAEYQVLVNEENQHSLWPTWIEAPTGWSAAFGTAGRQDCLDYIEANWTDIRPASLLGALAR, encoded by the coding sequence ATGACGAACCCGTTCGAGGACGAGAACGCCGAGTACCAGGTCCTGGTCAACGAGGAGAACCAGCACTCGCTCTGGCCCACCTGGATCGAGGCCCCGACCGGATGGTCCGCCGCCTTCGGCACCGCCGGCCGCCAGGACTGCCTCGACTACATCGAGGCCAACTGGACCGACATCAGGCCGGCCAGCCTGCTCGGCGCCCTCGCCCGGTAG